Within the Pengzhenrongella sicca genome, the region GGTCTGGCTCCGCCTGCTCGAGGCGTACGGGCTCTAGCATGACCAGGACCGACCGCCCGCCGAGCTGGGACGAGCGCGCCACGCTGCTCGCGATGCTGCAGTACACGCGGGACACCGCCCGGGCTAAGTGCGAGGGGGCGACCCCGGCCGCCGTCGCCGCGACGCCGCTCGTCACGTCGCCGCTGATGTCGCTCGGCGGCGTCCTGAACCACCTGCGTTGGGTCGAGCACTCCTGGATCGAGAACCGCTTCGTCGGCGGACCCGACCTCGGGCCGTGGACCGACGACGAGCCCGACAAGGAGTTCTCGATCGGCGCGCAGACGCCGCTGAGCCAGCTGCTCGCGGAGTACGCCGATCAGGCCCGGCGCACCGACGCCCTCGTCGCCGGGCTCGATCTCGACGCCCGGTCGGTGACGCCGCTGAGCTCGGGCGAGCTCCCGACGCTGCGCTGGGTCGTGCTGCACCTGATCGAGGAGAATGCCCGCCACAACGGGCATCTCGACGTGCTGCGGGAGCTAGCGGACGGCGTGACCGGGGACTGACGACTCGCGGTTCGACAGCTAGCCGGCCAGCGCGGCGTCGGAGGAGAAGACCAGGCCGAGCGCG harbors:
- a CDS encoding DinB family protein, which produces MTRTDRPPSWDERATLLAMLQYTRDTARAKCEGATPAAVAATPLVTSPLMSLGGVLNHLRWVEHSWIENRFVGGPDLGPWTDDEPDKEFSIGAQTPLSQLLAEYADQARRTDALVAGLDLDARSVTPLSSGELPTLRWVVLHLIEENARHNGHLDVLRELADGVTGD